From the genome of Excalfactoria chinensis isolate bCotChi1 chromosome 14, bCotChi1.hap2, whole genome shotgun sequence, one region includes:
- the SMG1 gene encoding serine/threonine-protein kinase SMG1 isoform X2, protein MTGNPGGYSVNGGSGENTYGRKSLGQELRVNNVTNPDFTSVPHGNRALATKDMRKSQERSLSYSDESRLSNLLRRITREDDRDRRLATVKQLKEFIQQPENKLVLVKQLDNILTAIHDVLNESSKLLQELRQEGACCLGLLCASLSYEAEKIFKWIFSKFSLSTKDEVKLLYLCATYKALETVGEKKAFSSLMQLVMTSLQSILENVDTPELLCKCVKCILLLSRCYPHIFSTNFRDTVDILVGWHIDHTQKPSLTQQVSGWLQSLEPFWVADLTFSTTLLGQFLEDMEAYAEDLSHVASGESLDEDIPPPSVSLPKLAALLRVFSTVVRSIGERFSPIRGPPITEAYVTDVLYRVMRCVTAANQVFFSEAVLTAANECVGVLLGSLDPSMTIHCDMVITYGLDQMENCQTCGTDYIISVLNLLTLIVEQINTKLPSSFVEKLFIPESKLLVLRYHKEKEVVAAAHAVYQAVLSLKNIPVLETAYRLILGEMTCALNSLLYSLHLPEACSEIQHDSFKKHVFTVENAKFVVIFDLSALSTIGNAKNSLIGMWALSPTVFALLSKNLMIVHGDIAVHFPAVQYAVLYTLYSHCSRHDHFISSSLSSSSPSLFDGAVISTVTTATKKHFSIILNLLGLLLKKDNLTQDTRKLLMTWALEVAVLMKKSETYAPLFSLPSFHKFCKGLLANTLLEDVNICLQACSSLHALSSSLPDDLLQRCVDVCRVQLVHSGARVRQTFGKLLKSIPLDVVLSNRTHTEIQEISLAIRSHMSKAPSNTFHPQDFSDVISFILYGSTHRTGKDNWLERLFYSCQRLDKRDQPTIPRNLLKTDAVLWQWAVWEAAQFTVLSKLRTPLGRAQDTFQTIEGIIRSLAAHTLNPDQDVSQWTTADNDEGHSSNQLRLVLLLQYLENLEKLMYNAYEGCANALTSPPKVIRTFFYTNRQTCQDWLTRIRLSIMRVGLLAGQPAVTVRHGFDLLTEMKTNNSLSQGNELEVTIMMLVEALCELHCPEAIQGIAVWSSAVVGKSLTWINSVAQQAEGRFEKATAEYQEHLCAMTGVDCCISGFDKTVLKLANSNSVNNASPKHSLNGETRKTVLTKPSDSSPEVINYLGNKACECYISIADWSAVQEWQNMVHDLKKNTSNTSINLKADFNYIKSLSSFESGELTECTEQLELLPGENINLLAGGSKEKIDMKKLLPNMLSPDPRELQKAVEVQLLRSSVCLATAVNHMDQEQKWQSISENVIKYLKQTSRIAIGPLRLSTLTVSQSLPVLSTLQLYCSSALENTVSNRLTSEDCLIPLFNDALRSCKQHDVRPWMHALRYTVYQNQLMEKLKEPTVPIKSHLMELGLTAAKFARKRGNIALATRLLAQCSEVQLGKTTTAQDLVQHFKKLSAPGQIDEKWGPELDIEKTKLLYTAGQSTHAMEMLSSCAISFCKSAKAEYAVAKSILTLAKWIQAEWKEISGQLKQVYRARQQQNHTGLSTLSKNIYMLIDLPAVNTLEEEYPRIESESTVNIGVGEPDFILGQLYHLSSVQAPEVAKSWAALASWAYRWGRKVVDNASQGEGVRLLPREKSEVQSLLPDNVTEEDKEKIYGILGQAVCRPAGIQDEDMTLQITENEDNEEDDMVDVIWRQLLTTCPWLSDLDENATEGLIKVWRKVVDRIFSLYKLSCSAYFTFLKLNAGQVPLDEDDPRLHLRNTSEQSTDDVIVMATLRLLRLLVKHAGELRQYLEHGLETTPTAPWRGIIPQLFSRLNHPEVYVRQSICNLLCRVAQDSPHLILYPAIVGTISLSSESQTSGNKLPSAIPTLLGNIQGEELLGGECDGGSPPASQESTKDDTKIGLNEDQAMMQDCYSKIVEKLSTANPTMVLQVQMLVAELRRVTVLWDELWLGVLLQQHMYVLRRIQQLEDEVKRVQNNNTLRKEEKIAIMREKHTALMKPIVFALEHVRSITAAPTETPHEKWFQDNYGGAIENALEKLKNPLNPAKPGSSWLPFKEVMLSLQQRAQKRASYLLRLEEISPWLAAMMNTEIALPGEVSTRDTVTIHSVGSTITILPTKTKPKKLLFLGSDGKNYPYLFKGLEDLHLDERIMQFLSIVNTMFATINRQETPRFHARHYSVTPLGTRSGLIQWVDGATPLFGLYKRWQQREAALQAQKAQDSYQTPQNPGIVPRPSELYYSKIGPALKAVGLSLDVSRRDWPLNVMRAVLEELMEATPPNLLAKELWSSCTTPDEWWRVTQSYARSTAVMSMVGYIIGLGDRHLDNVLIDMTTGEVVHIDYNVCFEKGKSLRVPEKVPFRMTHNIETALGVTGVEGVFRLSCEQVLHIMRRGRETLLTLLEAFVYDPLVDWTAGGEAGFAGAVYGGGGQQAENKQSKREMERDITRSLFSSRVAEIKVNWFKNRDEMLAVLPKLDSSLEEYLNLQEQLTDVEKLQGKLLEEIEFLEGAEGVDHPSHTLQHRYSEHTQLQTQQRAVQEAIQVKLNEFEQWITHYQAAFSNLEATQLASLLQEISTQMDLGPPSYVPATAFLQNAGQAHLISQCEQLEGEVGALLQQRRSVLRGCLEQLHNYATVALQYPKAVFQKHRIEQWKTWMEELICNMTIERCQDIFRKYEMQYAPQPPPSVCQFITATEMTLQRYAADINSRLIRQVERLKQEAVTVPVCEEQLKEIERCIKVFLHENGEEGSLSLASVIISALCTLTRRNLMMEGAASSAGEQLVDLTSRDGAWFLEELCSMSGNVTCLVQLLKQCHLVPQDLDIPNPIEASEAVHLANGVYISLQELNSNFRQIIFPEALRCLMKGEYTLESMLHELDNLIEQTTDGVSLQTLVESLQAYLRNAAMGLEEETHTHYIDVARVLHAQYGELIQPRNGSVDETPKMSAGQMLLVAFDGMFAQVETAFGLLIEKLNKMEVPVAWRKIDIIREARSTQVNFFDDDNNRQVLEEIFFLKRLQTIKEFFRLCGTFSKTLSGINSLDDQNAVNGPVQIVNVKALYRNSCFSEDQMAKPIKAFTADFVRQLLIGLPNQALGLTLCSFISALGVDIIAQVEAKDFGAESKVSVDDLCKKAVEHNIQVGKFSQLVMNRATVLASSYDTAWKKHDLVRRLETSISSCKTSLQRVQLHIAMFQWQHEDLLISRPQAISVTPPPRSAILANMKKKLHTLSQIEASIATVQEKLAALEASIEQRLKWAGGANPALAPVLQDFDATIAERRSLVLKESQRASQVTFLCSNIIHFESLRTRTAEALNLDAALFELLKRCQQMCSFASQFNSSVSELELRLLQRVGTGLEHPIGSSEWLHSAHKQLTQEITTQRTVQAEREQQIETVCETIQNLVDNIKTVLTGHNRQLGDVKHLLKAMAKDEEAALADGEDVPYENSVRQFLGEYKSWQDNIQTVLFTLVQVMGQVRNQEHVEMLQEITPTLKELKTQSQSVYNNLVSFASPLVTDTSNECSSPTSAATYQPTFAAAVRSNTGQKTQPEVMSQNARKLIQKNLATSADTPPSTVPGTGKSVACSPKKTARDPKTGKAVQERNSYAVSVWKRVKAKLEGRDVDPSRRMSVAEQVDFVIKEATNLDNLAQLYEGWTAWV, encoded by the exons agcGATCGTTGTCTTATTCTGACGAGTCTCGACTGTCAAATCTTCTTCGGAGGATTACTCGGGAAGACGACAGAGACCGAAGACTGGCTACTgtaaagcagctgaaagaattCATTCAGcaaccagaaaacaaactg GTACTGGTTAAACAATTGGATAATATCCTGACTGCCATTCATGATGTACTCAATGaaag TAGTAAATTGCTTCAAGAACTGAGACAGGAAGGAGCTTGCTGTCTTGGCCTTCTTTGTGCTTCTCTAAGCTATGAGGCTGAGAAGATATTTAAATGGATTTTCAGCAAATTCAGCTTATCCACAAAAGATGAAGTTAAACTTCTTTATTTGTGTGCAACCTACAAAGCACTGGAGACtgtaggagaaaagaaagcctttTCATCTTTAATGCAG cttgtaATGACCAGCCTACAGTCCATTCTAGAAAACGTGGATACACCAGAGTTACTGTGCAAGTGTGTCAAGTGCATTCTTCTGTTGTCCAGATGTTATCCTCACATTTTCAGCACCAATTTTCGG GACACAGTGGACATACTGGTTGGGTGGCATATAGATCACACTCAGAAACCTTCATTGACTCAACAGGTGTCTG GATGGCTGCAGAGCTTGGAGCCCTTCTGGGTGGCTGATCTTACTTTTTCTACAACGCTCTTGGGTCAGTTTTTAGAAGATATGGAAGCTTATGCTGAG GACCTCAGCCATGTGGCTTCTGGGGAGTCCCTAGATGAAGATATTCCTCCTCCCTCTGTATCACTACCTAAACTGGCTGCGCTTCTTCGAGTTTTCAGTACTGTGGTGAGAAGTATCGGGGAGCGCTTCAGCCCAATTAGAGGACCACCGATTACGGAAGCATATGTAACTGAT GTTCTGTACAGAGTAATGAGATGTGTGACTGCTGCAAACCAAGTATTCTTTTCAGAAGCAGTACTCACAGCTGCCAATGAGTGTGTTGGTGTTTTACTTGGCAGTCTGGATCCAAGTATGACCATACACTGTGACATGGTTATCACATACGGATTGGATCAAATGGAAAATTGTCAGACTTGTGGCACTGATTATATCATTTCAGTCCTGAATTTGTTGACGCTG ATTGttgaacaaataaatacaaaactgcCATCATCATTTGTAGAGAAATTATTTATTCCGGAGTCTAAACTGCTTGTACTTCGTTATCATAAGGAGAAAGAG GTTGTTGCCGCAGCCCACGCTGTGTATCAGGCAGTACTGAGCCTGAAGAACATTCCTGTTTTGGAGACTGCTTACAGGTTGATTCTAGGAGAAATGACCTGTGCTCTGAACAGTCTTCTCTATAGTTTACATCTTCCCGAGGCCTGTTCTGAAATCCAGCACGACTCTTTCAAGAAGCATGTATTCACTGTAGAAAATGCAAAGTTTGTTGTTATATTTGACCTCAGTGCCCTAAGTACTATTGGAAATGCTAAGAACTCATTAATTGGG ATGTGGGCCCTTTCACCAACTGTGTTTGCACTACTGAGTAAAAATCTGATGATTGTTCATGGTGACATAGCAGTTCATTTTCCTGCTGTCCAGTATGCGGTACTCTATACGTTGTATTCGCATTGTTCCAG ACATGACCATTTTATATCCAGTAGCCTCagttcttcttctccttccctgttTGATGGTGCAGTTATTAGCACTGTaaccacagcaacaaaaaaacatttctcaatCATACTGAACCTTCTGGGGCTACTGCTGAAGAAGGATAACCTTACTCAAGATACCAG gaaACTGCTTATGACATGGGCTTTGGAAGTGGCTGTTCTGATGAAAAAATCAGAGACATACGCACCCTTATTTTCTCTCCCATCTTTCCATAAGTTTTGCAAAGGACTTTTGGCGAACA CCCTTCTGGAAGATGTGAATATTTGTCTTCAAGCATGTAGCAGCCTCCATGCCCTGTCCTCCTCCCTACCAGATGACCTTTTACAAAG ATGTGTTGATGTGTGTCGTGTTCAACTAGTTCATAGCGGTGCTCGTGTAAGGCAAACTTTTGGAAAACTTCTGAAGTCAATTCCCTTAGATGTGGTGTTGAG TAACCGTACCcacacagaaatacaagaaatttCTTTGGCTATAAGAAGTCATATGAGCAAAGCTCCAAGTAATACATTCCACCCACAGGATTTCTCTGATGtcattagttttattttgtatggaaGTACTCATCGGACTGG gaaagatAATTGGTTGGAAAGGTTGTTCTATAGCTGTCAAAGGCTGGATAAACGAGATCAGCCAACCATCCCTCGTAATCTGTTGAAGACTGATGCTGTTCTCTGGCAATGGGCTGTTTGGGAAGCAGCTCAGTTTACAGTTCTTTCTAAGCTGAGAACTCCTCTGGGTAGAGCCCAAGATACATTTCAAACAATTGAAG GTATTATTAGGAGTCTTGCAGCACATACGCTAAACCCTGATCAAGATGTTAGCCAGTGGACTACTGCAGACAATGATGAAGGACACAGCAGCAATCAGCTTAGGCTTGTTCTCCTTCTACAGTATCTGGAGAACTTAGAAAAACTGATGTACAATGCTTACGAAGGATGTGCCAATGCCCTTACCTCTCCACCCAAG GTTATCAGGACGTTCTTTTATACAAATCGCCAGACGTGCCAAGATTGGCTGACGCGGATTAGACTTTCCATCATGAGAGTTGGACTGCTGGCTGGCCAGCCTGCTGTGACAGTCAGACACGGTTTTGACTtgctcacagaaatgaaaactaataACAGTTTATCTCAG gGAAATGAATTGGAAGTGACAATTATGATGCTGGTGGAAGCATTATGTGAACTTCACTGCCCTGAAGCTATTCAGGGTATAGCTGTCTGGTCTTCTGCTGTAGTTGGGAAGAGTCTTACCTGGATCAACTCTGTAGCTCAACAGGCAGAAGGGCG GTTTGAAAAAGCAACTGCAGAGTACCAGGAGCACCTGTGTGCCATGACAGGAGTAGATTGCTGCATATCAGGCTTTGACAAAACCGTTCTGAAGTTGGCCAATTCCAACAGTGTGAATAATGCCAGCCCAAAGCATTCCTTGAATG gAGAAActagaaaaactgttttgacTAAACCAAGTGACTCTTCACCTGAAGTTATAAATTACTTGGGTAACAAGGCGTGTGAATGTTACATTTCAATTGCTGATTGGTCTGCTGTTCAGGAATGGCAAAATATGGTCCATGACTTGAAGAAAAACACGAGTAATACCTCAATCAATCTGAAAGCAGATTTTAACTACATAAA ATCTCTGAGCAGCTTTGAGTCTGGTGAACTTACTGAATGCACTGAACAACTGGAATTATTACCAGGAGAAAATATCAACCTACTTGCAGGGGGATCCAAAGAAAAAATAG ACATGAAGAAGCTCCTTCCTAATATGTTAAGTCCTGACCCAAGAGAACTTCAAAAAGCAGTTGAAGTACAACTTCTGAGAAGTTCAGTGTGTCTGGCGACAGCTGTAAACCACATGGATCAGGAGCAAAAGTGGCAGTCAATATCTGA aaatgttataaaatacttaaaacaaACATCACGAATAGCTATTGGACCTTTAAGACTTTCCACGCTTACTGTGTCTCAGTCTTTACCAGTGTTGAGCACTCTTCAGTTATATTGTTCTTCTGCTTTAGAAAACACTGTATCCAACAGGCTGACATCAGAG GACTGTCTTATACCTCTCTTCAATGATGCTTTGAGGTCATGTAAGCAGCATGATGTGAGGCCATGGATGCATGCGCTGAGATACACAGTGTACCAGAATCAACTGATGGAAAAACTTAAAG aacCAACAGTCCCAATTAAGAGTCATCTAATGGAGCTGGGCTTAACAGCCGCAAAATTTGCACGAAAGCGAGGAAATATTGCCCTGGCTACACGTTTGCTTGCTCAGTGCAGTGAAGTTCAGCTGGGAAAAACCACCACTGCACAGGATTTAGTCCAGCACTTTAAGAAACTGTCTGCACCAGGTCAGATTGATGAAAAGTGGGGTCCTGAACTTGATATCGAGAAAACCAAACTGTTATACACAGCAG GTCAGTCAACACATGCCATGGAAATGCTGAGTTCTTGTGCCATATCGTTTTGCAAATCTGCCAAGGCTGAATATGCAGTTGCTAAATCTATTCTTACACTGGCTAAATGGATTCAAGCAGAATGGAAAGAGATTTCAGGACAGTTAAAACAAGTATATAGAGCTCGTCAGCAGCAGAATCACACTGGTCTGTCTACCTTGTctaaaaacatatatatgttgATTGATCTCCCAGCTGTTAATACTTTGGAAGAGGAATATCCCAGGATTGAAAGTGAATCTACAG taaATATTGGAGTTGGAGAACCTGACTTTATCTTGGGACAGCTTTATCACTTGTCTTCAGTACAGGCACCTGAAGTGGCCAAATCTTGGGCAGCCCTGGCTAGTTGGGCTTATAGATGGGGCCGGAAAGTAGTTGATAATGCCAG TCAGGGAGAAGGTGTTCGTCTGCTGCCCCGGGAAAAATCTGAGGTTCAGAGCTTGCTTCCAGACAACGTTACAGAGGAGGACAAAGAGAAGATTTATGGGATTCTTGGGCAAGCGGTTTGTCGTCCAGCTGGGATTCAA GATGAAGATATGACTCTGCaaatcactgaaaatgaagacaatGAAGAAGATGATATGGTGGATGTTATATGGCGTCAGTTATTAACAACTTGTCCCTGGCTTTCAGATCTTGATGAAAATGCAACAGAAGGTTTAATTAAAGTATGGAGGAAAGTTGTAGACAGAATCTTCAGTCTCTATAAACTCTCCTGCAGTGCATATTTCACTTTCCTCAAACTCAATGCTGGTCAG gtTCCACTTGATGAAGATGATCCAAGGCTGCATTTAAGAAATACTTCTGAGCAAAGTACTGATGATGTTATTGTGATGGCAACCCTAAGACTGTTAAGGCTGCTTGTAAAACATGCTGGAGAGCTTAGACAGTATCTAGAACATGGGCTAGAAACAACACCTACTGCTCCTTGGAGAG GTATTATTCCTCAGCTCTTCTCTCGCCTCAATCATCCAGAAGTGTATGTTCGTCAGAGTATTTGCAACTTACTGTGTCGAGTGGCTCAAGATTCTCCTCATCTCATACTGTATCCTGCAATAGTGGGTACTATTTCACTCAGTAGTGAATCCCAAACCTCAg GGAACAAGCTTCCTTCTGCTATCCCTACTTTGCTAGGTAATATTCAAGGAGAAGAACTGTTAGGTGGTGAATGTGATGGTGGGAGTCCACCAGCTTCTCAAGAAAGTACTAAAGATGACACAAAAATTGGATTAAATGAAGATCAAGCAATGATGCAAGATTGTTACAGCAAAATTGTGGAGAAACTCTCAACTGCAAATCCAACAATGGTATTGCAG GTTCAGATGCTGGTGGCTGAGCTGCGCAGAGTTACAGTTCTGTGGGATGAACTTTGGTTGGGAGTtttactgcagcagcacatgTATGTCCTCAGAAGGATTCAACAACTGGAAGATGAGGTCAAAAGGgtccaaaacaacaacactctACGCAA agagGAGAAGATAGCAATCATGCGTGAGAAGCATACAGCTCTAATGAAGCCCATTGTATTTGCTTTGGAACATGTACGGAGCATCACTGCAGCTCCTACAGAAACTCCTCATGAGAAATGGTTTCAGGATAACTATGGAGGTGCCATCGAAAATGCACTGGAGAAACTTAAGAATCCTTTGAATCCTGCTAAGCCTGGAAGCAGCTGGCTCCCTTTTAAAGAG GTTATGCTGAGTTTGCAGCAAAGAGCGCAGAAACGGGCTAGTTATCTTTTACGGCTTGAAGAAATCAGTCCTTGGTTGGCTGCCATGATGAACACTGAAATAGCGCTCCCTGGAGAAGTATCCACCAGAGACACAGTCACAATCCATAGTGTGGGCAGCACCATCACAATTCTGCCTACCAAAACCAAACCTAAAAAGCTGCTATTCCTGGGCTCAGATGGGAAAAATTATCCATACTTGTTCAAAG GTTTAGAAGACCTGCACCTGGATGAAAGAATCATGCAGTTCCTATCAATTGTGAACACAATGTTTGCTACCATTAACCGTCAAGAGACACCAAGATTTCATGCACGGCACTACTCTGTGACACCTCTGGGAACAAGATCAGGCTTGATCCAGTGGGTGGATGGAGCAACACCTTTGTTTGGTCTTTACAAGCGATGGCAACAACGGGAAGCTGCTTTACAAGCACAAAAG GCTCAGGATTCTTATCAGACTCCTCAGAATCCTGGAATTGTGCCTAGACCTAGTGAACTTTACTACAGTAAAATTGGACCTGCTTTAAAGGCGGTTGGGCTTAGTCTTGATGTGTCGCGTCGTGACTGGCCCTTGAATGTGATGAGAGCTGTTCTAGAAGAACTGATGGAAGCAACTCCCCCAAATCTCCTAGCTAAGGAGCTCTGGTCATCGTGTACTACACCAGATGAATGGTGGAGAGTTACACAG TCTTATGCAAGATCCACTGCAGTTATGTCCATGGTTGGCTACATCATTGGTCTTGGAGACAGACATCTGGATAATGTTCTTATAGATATGACTACAGGAGAAGTTGTCCACATAGATTATaatgtttgctttgaaaaag GGAAAAGCCTTAGGGTACCAGAGAAGGTTCCATTCCGGATGACTCACAATATTGAAACAGCACTCGGAGTGACAGGAGTAGAGGGGGTTTTCAGGCTTTCTTGTGAACAG GTCCTTCATATCATGCGCCGTGGGAGAGAAACTTTGCTTACATTGCTTGAAGCTTTTGTTTATGATCCTCTGGTGGACTGGACAGCAGGGGGTGAGGCGGGATTTGCAGGAGCCGTGTATGGCGGTGGCGGCCAGCAGgctgaaaacaagcaaagcaaaagagaaatggaaagagataTTACACGTAGTCTCTTCTCTTCAAGAGTGGCTGAGATAAAG GTTAACTGGTTTAAGAACAGAGATGAAATGCTGGCTGTGCTTCCAAAGCTGGACAGTAGTTTAGAAGAATATCTCAACCTGCAAGAACAGCTGACAGATGTAGAAAAATTGCAAGGAAAGCTATTGGAGGAGATAGAATTTCTGGAAGGTGCAGAAGGAGTGGATCATCCCTCTCACACACTTCAGCACAG GTATTCTGAGCACACGCAGTTGCAGACTCAACAAAGAGCTGTCCAGGAGGCGATCCAGGTGAAGCTGAATGAGTTTGAGCAGTGGATAACACACTACCAAGCTGCTTTCAGTAATTTAGAGGCAACACAACTTGCAAGTCTCCTTCAAGAAATTAGCACACAAATGGACCTAG GTCCTCCAAGTTATGTACCAgcaacagcatttctgcaaaACGCTGGCCAGGCACATCTCATCAGTCAGTGTGAACAATTGGAAGGGGAGGTTGgtgctcttctccagcagagAAGATCTGTTCTACGTGGTTGCCTCGAACAATTGCACAACTATGCAACAGTGGCTCTTCAGTATCcaaaagctgtgtttcagaagcACCGAATAGAGCAGTGGAAAACTTGGATGGAAGAACTCATCTGTAACATGACAATAGAGCGCTGTCAGGATATCTTTAGGAA GTATGAAATGCAGTATGCTCCACAGCCGCCTCCGAGTGTGTGCCAGTTCATAACTGCGACAGAAATGACTCTCCAGCGCTATGCAGCAGATATAAATAGTAGACTTATCAGGCAGGTGGAGCGTCTGAAGCAGGAGGCGGTTACTGTACCTGTTTGTGAagagcagctgaaagaaattGAACGCTGCATAAAAGTTTTCCTTCATGAGAACGGGGAGGAGGGCTCACTGAGCTTAGCAAGCGTCATCATCTCTGCTCTTTGTACGCTGACGAG GCGGAATCTGATGATGGAAGGTGCAGCATCcagtgctggagagcagctggtTGATCTGACGTCAAGAGATGGAGCGTGGTTTTtggaggagctctgcagcatgaGTGGGAATGTTACCTGCCTTGTGCAGTTGCTGAAGCAATGTCATCTTGTACCTCAGGACTTAGATATTCCTAACCCAATTGAAGCATCAGAAGCTGTTCATTTAGCTAATGGAGTATACATCTCACTTCAG gaATTGAATTCCAACTTCCGGCAGATTATTTTCCCTGAAGCACTTCGGTGCTTAATGAAAGGAGAATATACTTTAGAAAGTATGCTCCATGAATTAGATAACCTTATTGAACAAACAACTGACGGAGTCTCTTTGCAAACATTGGTTGAATCTCTTCAGGCGTACTTAAGAAATGCAGCTATGGGACTAGAGGAAGAAACACACACTCATTACATTGATGTTGCAAG AGTACTTCATGCTCAGTATGGGGAGCTGATTCAGCCAAGGAATGGTTCTGTTGATGAAACTCCCAAAATGTCAGCTGGCCAGATGCTTTTGGTAGCCTTTGATGGAATGTTTGCTCAAGTGGAAACTGCGTTTGGTTTATTGATTGAAAAG CTAAACAAGATGGAAGTACCTGTTGCTTGGCGTAAGATCGACATAATCAGGGAAGCCCGCAGCACTCAGGTCAACTTCTTTGATGATGACAATAATCGTCAAGTTCTGGAGGAAATCTTCTTTTTGAAGAGACTGCAAACAATCAAAGAGTTTTTCAGACTCTGTGGTACCTTTTCTAAAACACTGTCAG gaatCAATTCACTTGATGACCAGAATGCAGTGAACGGACCTGTTCAGATTGTCAATGTGAAAGCCCTTTACAGAAACTCTTGCTTTAGTGAAGACCAAATGGCCAAACCAATCAAGGCTTTTACCGCCGACTTTGTGAGACAGCTTTTAATCGGCCTTCCAAATCAGGCCTTAGGACTGACTTTGTGCAGTTTCATCAGCGCTTTGGGTGTGGATATCATTGCTCAGGTAGAAGCTAAAGACTttggagcagaaagcaaagtttCTGTGGATGACCTGTGCAAGAAAGCTGTGGAGCACAATATCCAGGTTGGCAAGTTCTCACAGCTGGTCATGAACAGGGCAACAGTACTAGCTAGTTCGTATGACACAGCATGGAAGAAGCATGATCTGGTGCGCAGACTTGAAACCAGTATTTCATCTTGCAAGACCAGTCTTCAGAGAGTGCAGCTGCATATTGCCATGTTCCAA TGGCAGCATGAAGATCTCCTTATCAGTCGTCCACAAGCCATTTCTGTTACTCCTCCACCCCGTTCTGCAATTTTAGCCAACATGAAGAAGAAACTTCACACGCTCAGCCAGATTGAAGCTTCAATTGCAACGGTTCAG GAGAAACTAGCAGCACTCGAAGCAAGCATTGAGCAGCGTTTGAAATGGGCAGGAGGGGCTAATCCTGCACTGGCACCAGTCTTGCAAGATTTTGATGCCACTATTGCTGAAAGAAGAAGCCTTGTCCTGAAAGAAAGTCAAAGAGCAAGTCAG GTTACTTTCCTGTGCAGTAATATCATCCACTTTGAAAGTTTACGTACTAGAACAGCTGAAGCCTTAAATCTTGATGCTGCGTTATTTGAACTTCTCAAACGCTGTCAACAAATGTGTTCATTTGCATCACAGTTCAACAGCTCAGTGTCTGAACTGGAGCTTCGTCTGCTTCAGAGAGTG ggcaCTGGTCTTGAACATCCTATTGGCAGCTCGGAGTGGCTTCACTCAGCCCACAAGCAGTTGACACAGGAAATTACTACACAGAGAACTGTACAGGCAGAGAGAGAACAGCAAATCGAAACAGTTTGTGAAACTATTCAAAATCTGGTAGATAATATTAAAACTGTGCTCACGGGTCATAATAGACAACTTGGAGATGTCAAGCATCTACTGAAGGCTATGGCAAAG GATGAAGAAGCAGCTTTGGCAGATGGTGAAGATGTTCCCTATGAAAATAGTGTTAGGCAGTTCTTGGGCGAATATAAATCATGGCAAGATAATATTCAGACAGTTTTGTTTACATTAGTTCAGGTTATGGGTCAAGTCCGCAATCAGGAACATGTTGAAATGCTGCAAGAAATAACCCCCACCCTGAAAGAACTAAAAACACAGAGCCAAAG TGTCTACAATAATCTAGTGAGTTTTGCATCACCCTTAGTCACGGATACATCAAATGAATGCTCAAGCCCAACATCAGCTGCTACATACCAGCCAACCTTTGCTGCAG CTGTACGTAGCAATACAGGGCAGAAAACTCAGCCAGAGGTGATGTCACAGAATGCAAGAAAGCTAATTCAGAAAAATCTTGCCACATCAGCAGATACTCCTCCAAGCACAGTCCCAGGAACTGGCAAAAGTGTTGCCTGTAGTCCCAAGAAAACAGCCAGGGACCCTAAAACAGGAAAAG CTGTGCAGGAAAGGAATTCATATGCAGTTAGTGTGTGGAAACGAGTCAAAGCCAAGTTGGAGGGCCGAGATGTGGATCCCAGCAGGAGAATGTCTGTTGCGGAACAG GTTGACTTTGTGATTAAAGAAGCAACTAATCTAGATAACTTGGCTCAGCTGTATGAAGGTTGGACTGCCTGGGTATGA